aagcaaacaaacaagacaaaagaggaaagtgaggtttgaaaatgGGATATCAAAGCCTAAAGCTTGTtaataaactagctagaatcaatgtccaagttactagtactatgatgcaaggtgaatgagctgtacttaaagattttagacaagcctatcacaaccttaactgattcaagccttagacatccacatgcattcaaatcaaccatttcctttaacattcattaaacaagaacatgaatcaacttatgcaatgcttaaactcatttggcttggtaataaaaggtttagagacaatgatggtctctctttagagtggggcttatcaatatcaaggttctctcataaaaaatggattgagctttagaagaaggctaaaggtaagaacacttagacacatacgaGAACAAAActttgtctacccaaaggtacccaaagtatTTATCCTATCactctaaacccaaatgatcctattATACCCTTTATCTTATTCACTTCTCttatacccttttctcttttgattttaaagtcttaggagaggtttcttatttgatctttctagtgggatgggggattcttactattttgctatggttttcttttcttattcttaagacatacatgcattttgctagactcttcttttctttaactagaaccatcttcaacaaaatTTTTCCCTTCCCATTCTTTCAGTAGAGCTtacattttcttaaacacattcccctcctaaagactcttacattttctttctccttttcctcttttcttttcttttccttttcaaaacaaccaagtcccaaacccaacaagtaaaccacctagtcctatctagtttgaaaattgcaaactagaactacacaaagctttactcttgtcagttcaaacctaacactttctaccaagctcaatcccaaaaataggcctcacacacacaagaataaacatggcttgaaataAGGGTTGGTTAATgggtaggggaaactgattttagtgttttaatcagctacttggatcaacaagagtggtgcaaaggagaaagatgatccaaatatgtttatggtatccatgagtttaaagcaatgcacaaactgataattaaaagtcaatattaggttcttatgagtaagaaatggcatcaaatcacaacatgctttaatttagaccaaatgcaatgcaggaattcaaggcttggttcaatcttatgcttctaaccactcaactagcatcaaagtactattaacttcggcattgatcctagtttggTGAATttagcaagctaacaaggcaaaactcatcatagatccctaatgcaaatatttaacagtcctacatgaaacatgctaaagaagatcctaatatgcaatgcaaactacatgaacactctttttttttataaagatttttgcaaaaaattttcaaatttttagggtttttctatgtcTTAGATgatatgcaaatactaacatgattatgctaaaaatttgaaataagaaaacaaaacacaatgtcaaatgctatctcaaaccctcccccaaacttaaatcaccccttgtgtaagaaaaatttggaaatggactcaagaatcaagaaacaactCAGAAcaagaaatgcaatggtatacaCAAAGATAGAGTTGGAGTATTACTTGGGATGGGCTAAGGGTGGGATTCATTTGTTGGGATATCACCAAGTGCTTAAAGGACCTTCATGCTACCTGCCCAACCATAACACTAAAGAAAGCAAGATCAAAATAACAAGAAGCTTAAACCAATATGTACatggatacctttgggacttcctcccaagtgagcttgtttaaagtctctaagcttgTCTTTGCATACTTCTTATGCTTTGGAAGGTTCATATAGAGGTGATGAAGTTCCCTCAGTTCTTAAAGATTGTATTGCTCCTCTTATTCCTGGGTCAATGCTAAAGAGTTGTGTCTGCTGATAATACTCAGACCTTCCCTTGCTTTCTTTGGAGAAGAACTTCTAACTTTACCATGAAGCTTTTTGATTTGCCCACTTATCTCCTCATCCTTAGTTGTTAATTCCCTCACTGAATCATGTAGAATGTTGATAGTTTGAAGCTCAGACAAACCATCAGAGAAGGGGTTTCTTGgctcttgttgttggtgaagctTGGGGATGAAGTCTGGGCATTTTGGGTGACTTggtaccactcggtcgagtgacttaAGGTGCTTGAATTGAACCTATTTTACTTAATGAATTCGCAATCTTTAAGTTATGTCACCTGTTGTTCATAATTGTCGTTGTACTTGTTAAATATGCGCATAGAATTCGTCGGCcttagaaaaaaatttatcGGCTTGTTAAGTCCGAGTATGGTTTCtagggtcggggtcttacatttggtatcagagcacggTTATAGTTCTAGGACATGTCATATAATGGGTGCATGGGTTATTATTACTAAAAAGCCATCCCTTCCTTACCAATAACGTCTCACGGTAAGACTGGTCATGTATAGATTATAGGGTGATAGGCTAAGTTGGTTTGGACGCTAACTTAAAATCGGTTATGGTATTTCAGATGGCACCTAACACTCGCAACTCGGCTAATACCTCGGCTAGACCAGGAATCGGATGGAAAACTGAGGAAGCACCGAATACTGCTGCGGTGAATCTTGAGCAAGTGGGGGCGAGGACCGGGACGGAAACCGGAGGGCATGGAACCTAGGGAGTCAGTACGAGAGCGATACCAGTAGGGGGTACGGGCGCTAATGCGACTGCGAACGTGGGGATGGGGCAAGTATTGGAGACTTTGGTCCAAATACTGAACCAAATGACACCACCTCAGGCCGCAAACCCACCTGTACCTAATGTGGTGCCAGTGGTGGCAGCTCCTTCGTACCTGACTATCATGGACCACATGCTTAAGTTGGGTACGTAGTATTTTAGTGGAGGAGCGAATCCGACCGAGGCTGACCAATGGAAGAGTCGCCCCGAGAGGAATTTTGACTCGGTGCGTTGTCCGATGGAGTATCAGAAGGACATCGCTACCCACTACCTGTCCGGGGAAGCCCATGCGTGGTGGACAGGCAAGGCAAACCATATGGTCAACCGAATTGTTCATGGGAGACTTTTCGCGGGTTGTTTCTTGCGAAATATTTTCCGCAAGAAGCTATCGACCGTCTTGAGTCGGAATTTTTAGATTTGAGACAAGGGAACCGGACCATGCGAGAGTATGAGACCGAGTTCAGCCGACTCAGGAGATACGGTGGAAATGAGATGGGGGATGAGCAAATTCAGATTCGTCGGTTCTTGAGGGGCATGAAGTGGATGTCCGCAACCGGTGTATGATTTGGAATTTCGGGAGTCTGGCTGAGCTGGTGGAAAATGCGGCCATGTTGGAGGACAGACTGGTTGAGGAGGCTCAGTAGCATCCTGGAGGAATCATGGTGCAACAGGCGCCGGTGGGGAAATCTGAACCGGGAAATGGGAGTAAGTAGACTGGGAGTTGGAAGCCTACGGGTAAGGGCAGTGTGCGCTTGTTTCCGACTTGCCGTAAGAGACACTCGGGTCAGTGCCGACAGTCGATGGGCACTTGTCTCAATTGCGGTGAGAAGGGTCACATGGCAAGCAGCTGTCCGAAGAAGGGGAGCGACACACGAGTGTGCTACCAATGTGGAAAACCGGGTCACATTCAGCCAGATTGTCCGCAGTTGGGAACGCAAGGGCAGAAACGGGCCAGCGAGGTGCTGCCGTTGCCACCACCGCTGAAACGGCCGGCGATTACGCCTAGGGTGTATTCGATTGCGTACGGGCAGGTGGAAGCAAGCACTTCACAGCAGATCACTGGTAAGTTGGATACTCACCTTAGTGAATTTCTTGCGTgaatattgtgtgtgtgttcgtgtgtttgtttgtgtgtggaTAGGTTCTTAGCAAGTAGAATTATGTAGGGACTTTACTCATGGGCTACGCATTGTTTTGTGAGTCCAGATATGATTGGTAAAGGTGGTTTCCGGAAGGAACCCGGAGATCATTTTGGTTTAGTACAAGCAGCGGGCGGTCATGTGATGTTTACGTATGGAGTGGTACGTAACATCTCAGTCATGGTATGCGGCATGGATTTACCGGCAGACTTAGTCAAATGTCGAGTAAAGGCACACGACGTGATATTGGGTATGGATTGGCTAAGTAAACACCGAGCTCACTTGGACTGCTACCGCGGGCGAGTATTGTTTGAAACTGCGAAGGAAATGGTAGT
The Camelina sativa cultivar DH55 chromosome 15, Cs, whole genome shotgun sequence DNA segment above includes these coding regions:
- the LOC109129135 gene encoding uncharacterized protein LOC109129135, coding for MGTCLNCGEKGHMASSCPKKGSDTRVCYQCGKPGHIQPDCPQLGTQGQKRASEVLPLPPPLKRPAITPRVYSIAYGQVEASTSQQITDMIGKGGFRKEPGDHFGLVQAAGGHVMFTYGVVRNISVMVCGMDLPADLVKCRVKAHDVILGMDWLSKHRAHLDCYRGRVLFETAKEMVVYQGIRPLPGNLLVSPTQAEQLISNGYEAYLASIMIEEVGTGAELSEILVVWEFESVFGPLSELPPSWSDPFTIELEPGTAPISKAP